One Syntrophaceae bacterium DNA window includes the following coding sequences:
- a CDS encoding thiolase domain-containing protein (Catalyzes the synthesis of acetoacetyl coenzyme A from two molecules of acetyl coenzyme A. It can also act as a thiolase, catalyzing the reverse reaction and generating two-carbon units from the four-carbon product of fatty acid oxidation), which produces MGRAVAVIGTGQTRHGRRNDVSYPDLVREAVKLALEDAGITPKDIEGVVSGTMPSMMEGISDTHLYFAEALCEVGKPVLKVESCGSTGQSIAHCGFYWVASGMADLVLVVGMEKMFEGDGQATMSTVADPWFLKPFSAGAPGVFTMQAMEWMHRFNIPEDKAHEAAAVISVTHHDSALENPYAHIKIKISMDEAKNAPIITYPVRLFDVCPTSDGACAVVFASEEAAKKIGRKQAWIRGLGFRGEEFFYGESNKSIWPSATEAARHAYEQAGIRDPMKELDVAEVYNPFTYQEMIFYECFGFCPRGEAPEYVLKGKFNRTGELPCDPSGGVLCTNPIGASGLIRLAEAALQVTGKAGARQIEGAQLALSHAMGGIDQFNGVTIVGAKL; this is translated from the coding sequence ATGGGAAGAGCCGTGGCGGTTATCGGAACAGGCCAGACGAGACACGGGCGACGAAACGACGTCAGCTATCCGGACCTGGTCAGGGAAGCGGTAAAACTGGCCCTCGAAGACGCGGGGATCACGCCGAAGGACATCGAAGGGGTTGTTTCGGGGACGATGCCGTCCATGATGGAGGGCATTTCCGATACCCATCTCTATTTTGCGGAAGCGCTCTGCGAAGTGGGGAAGCCCGTGCTGAAGGTGGAGAGCTGCGGAAGCACGGGCCAGTCCATCGCGCATTGCGGTTTTTACTGGGTGGCTTCCGGAATGGCGGATCTTGTCCTGGTGGTGGGGATGGAAAAGATGTTCGAAGGGGACGGCCAGGCCACCATGAGCACCGTCGCCGATCCCTGGTTCCTGAAACCCTTTTCCGCGGGCGCCCCCGGGGTTTTTACGATGCAGGCCATGGAGTGGATGCACCGGTTCAACATCCCCGAAGACAAGGCCCACGAAGCGGCGGCGGTCATTTCCGTCACGCATCACGACAGCGCCCTGGAGAATCCGTACGCCCATATCAAGATCAAGATCAGCATGGACGAGGCGAAGAACGCCCCCATCATCACCTACCCGGTCCGCCTGTTCGACGTGTGTCCCACCTCGGACGGGGCCTGTGCGGTCGTTTTTGCCTCGGAGGAAGCGGCGAAGAAGATAGGCAGAAAACAGGCCTGGATCCGGGGGCTTGGATTCCGGGGGGAGGAGTTCTTCTACGGGGAGAGCAACAAGTCGATCTGGCCGAGTGCCACCGAGGCGGCCCGGCATGCCTACGAGCAGGCGGGAATCAGGGATCCCATGAAGGAACTGGACGTCGCGGAGGTCTACAACCCGTTCACGTACCAGGAAATGATTTTTTACGAGTGCTTCGGCTTCTGTCCCCGGGGTGAGGCCCCCGAATACGTCCTGAAGGGAAAATTCAACAGGACGGGCGAGTTGCCCTGCGATCCGTCGGGGGGGGTGTTGTGCACCAATCCGATCGGCGCCTCGGGTCTGATCCGGCTGGCGGAGGCGGCGCTTCAGGTGACCGGCAAGGCCGGTGCCCGGCAGATCGAGGGGGCCCAACTGGCATTGTCTCACGCCATGGGCGGCATCGATCAGTTCAACGGGGTGACCATTGTCGGGGCGAAGCTTTAG
- a CDS encoding thiolase family protein — translation MRKVALTRFAQSSGVESGDNLMDFTYRINKEVLDKAGLKRSEVGCVMIASSDIFHSGLSCANAVDWDGSGAFMIEGTRAEDSMFALIYAAMRILSGHFDTVLVTSIVKGSENPDNDTLTGFFADPFYMRPLGINETTAAAFQMREYMHRFGVTEEQCAKVAVKNLGNALFNPHAHVKKRLTVEDVLNSETVSDPLKALECAPKSEGVASVLLAAGEVAEKFTDKPVWIKGFGTSMDHFNLGDRDLLNGQLTVAAERAYRMAGIREPGKEIDLAEICEPYAFQELLWCEKLGFCPDGEGGRLIDSGETQMYGAFPVNPSGGVLAMNPYVSRGLYRVIEAAMQIRGRAGEHQVDKKVRTALAHGTHGFAGQCHSVVILEG, via the coding sequence ATGCGAAAAGTGGCCTTAACCCGGTTCGCACAGAGTTCCGGTGTGGAGTCCGGGGACAACCTGATGGATTTTACGTACCGGATCAACAAGGAGGTTCTCGACAAGGCCGGCCTGAAAAGAAGTGAGGTGGGATGCGTCATGATCGCCTCCTCGGATATCTTTCACAGCGGCCTGTCCTGCGCCAATGCCGTCGACTGGGACGGTTCCGGCGCCTTCATGATCGAGGGTACGCGGGCCGAAGACTCGATGTTCGCCCTCATCTATGCCGCCATGCGCATTCTGTCCGGGCATTTTGACACGGTGCTGGTCACCTCCATTGTCAAAGGCTCGGAAAATCCCGACAACGACACGCTGACGGGATTTTTCGCCGATCCCTTCTATATGCGCCCGCTGGGGATCAACGAGACGACGGCGGCGGCCTTCCAGATGCGGGAATACATGCATCGCTTCGGCGTTACGGAGGAGCAGTGTGCCAAAGTCGCCGTGAAGAACCTGGGGAACGCCCTTTTCAATCCCCATGCCCATGTGAAAAAGCGCCTCACCGTCGAGGACGTCCTGAATTCGGAAACGGTCAGCGACCCGCTGAAGGCCCTGGAGTGCGCCCCCAAATCGGAAGGAGTGGCGTCGGTTCTGCTCGCGGCCGGTGAGGTGGCGGAAAAGTTCACGGACAAGCCCGTCTGGATCAAGGGATTCGGGACCTCCATGGACCATTTCAACCTGGGAGACAGGGATCTCCTGAACGGTCAACTGACCGTCGCAGCGGAAAGGGCTTACCGGATGGCGGGGATCCGCGAGCCGGGAAAGGAAATCGACCTGGCTGAGATCTGCGAGCCCTACGCGTTTCAGGAACTGCTCTGGTGCGAGAAGCTGGGATTCTGTCCGGATGGAGAAGGAGGCAGGCTCATCGACAGCGGTGAAACGCAGATGTACGGGGCCTTCCCGGTCAATCCCTCCGGGGGTGTGCTGGCCATGAATCCCTACGTGTCGCGGGGTCTGTACCGCGTGATCGAAGCGGCCATGCAGATCCGGGGCCGGGCGGGGGAGCACCAGGTGGACAAGAAAGTCAGGACGGCATTGGCCCACGGAACCCACGGATTTGCCGGGCAATGCCATTCCGTCGTTATTCTGGAAGGGTAG
- a CDS encoding enoyl-CoA hydratase produces MTENEILVRTQDAICTVTINRPRVKNAWSLEVVEGLRDAFLNIGRDRNIHVVVMEGMGRDFSSGADYTLFREEHPAPAWLDGMRKVRDLILSMRGIPQPVIAKVRGAAIGGGANLALACDFVVAAEDAVFCENFSNIGIIVDAAGNYFLTRLVGLAKARELAYLGDVFDGRAAAGMGLIYRAVPEAELDAVVDALARRLAGKCPDVMALIKEGLDAGLEMSLATALEWEAAHQAVMTQKEALKATVKLFFQTRGKG; encoded by the coding sequence ATGACCGAGAATGAAATTCTGGTACGGACGCAGGATGCGATCTGCACCGTGACGATCAACAGACCCCGCGTCAAGAACGCCTGGTCCCTGGAAGTCGTGGAAGGGTTGAGGGATGCCTTTCTGAACATCGGCCGGGACCGGAACATCCACGTCGTCGTCATGGAAGGCATGGGCCGTGATTTCTCGTCGGGGGCCGATTACACCCTGTTCCGGGAGGAGCATCCGGCGCCCGCCTGGCTGGACGGGATGAGAAAGGTCAGGGACCTGATCCTGTCCATGCGGGGGATTCCCCAGCCGGTCATCGCAAAAGTCCGCGGAGCAGCCATCGGCGGCGGCGCCAACCTCGCCCTGGCGTGCGATTTCGTCGTCGCAGCCGAAGACGCGGTCTTTTGCGAAAATTTCTCCAACATCGGCATCATTGTCGATGCGGCGGGGAACTACTTTCTGACGCGCCTCGTGGGGCTGGCCAAGGCCAGGGAACTGGCCTATCTCGGCGATGTCTTCGACGGCAGGGCGGCTGCAGGCATGGGCCTGATTTACAGGGCCGTGCCGGAGGCCGAACTGGATGCCGTCGTGGACGCCCTCGCCCGGAGGCTGGCCGGGAAGTGCCCGGACGTCATGGCGCTGATCAAGGAGGGACTGGATGCGGGCCTTGAGATGTCCCTCGCGACGGCTCTCGAGTGGGAGGCGGCTCATCAGGCCGTCATGACGCAGAAGGAGGCGTTGAAGGCGACCGTGAAGCTGTTTTTCCAGACCCGCGGCAAGGGATGA
- a CDS encoding 3-keto-5-aminohexanoate cleavage protein encodes MKPEDYMWDFRNPYEWMTRTMAGSLPPMMITCAVTGGVQGKEYNENLPETAEEQADQVYEAYRAGAVSVHIHARVPENLWLTTSNAEDYSRINRLIRERCPDIIINNTTGGGPWLTTEQRMCCLYADPAPDMASLNLGPFVLKMPLKDRKPPLPNPRDGFLFDSCLPASYADINLYGKTMKERGIKPELELYHPGQYWVLQDLIREGNIDPPYMVQFVMGFQTSSFPTPANVLSLIHELPPRSLFTVIGVGPFQLPMNAMGIMMGGHVRVGMEDNIYFRKREKVKSNAQLVARVRSLAETMNREVATVAQAREMLGLPAK; translated from the coding sequence ATGAAGCCGGAAGATTACATGTGGGACTTTCGCAATCCCTATGAATGGATGACCAGGACCATGGCGGGCAGCCTGCCGCCCATGATGATCACCTGTGCCGTGACCGGCGGGGTTCAGGGAAAGGAGTACAACGAAAACCTTCCCGAAACGGCGGAGGAGCAGGCGGACCAAGTGTATGAAGCCTATCGGGCCGGTGCGGTTTCCGTTCACATCCATGCCAGGGTGCCGGAGAATCTCTGGCTGACCACGTCCAATGCGGAAGACTATTCGCGGATCAACCGGCTGATCCGGGAACGTTGCCCGGACATCATCATCAACAACACAACCGGCGGCGGACCCTGGCTGACGACGGAGCAGCGGATGTGCTGCCTGTATGCCGATCCCGCCCCCGATATGGCCAGCCTGAACCTGGGCCCATTCGTCCTGAAGATGCCGCTCAAGGACAGGAAGCCCCCGCTGCCCAATCCCCGCGACGGCTTTCTTTTCGACAGCTGCCTTCCCGCCAGTTACGCCGACATCAACCTGTACGGCAAGACGATGAAGGAGAGGGGGATCAAGCCGGAGCTGGAGCTGTACCATCCGGGACAGTACTGGGTCCTTCAGGACCTGATCCGGGAGGGCAATATCGATCCTCCATACATGGTTCAGTTCGTCATGGGTTTCCAGACATCCTCCTTCCCGACGCCGGCCAATGTCCTTTCCCTGATTCACGAGCTGCCTCCCCGGTCGCTCTTCACCGTGATCGGCGTCGGACCGTTCCAGCTTCCCATGAATGCCATGGGAATCATGATGGGCGGCCATGTCCGCGTCGGCATGGAGGACAACATCTACTTCCGCAAGCGCGAGAAGGTGAAGAGCAACGCCCAGCTGGTCGCGCGGGTCCGGAGTCTCGCCGAGACGATGAACCGCGAGGTGGCCACCGTCGCACAGGCCCGTGAGATGCTGGGACTGCCCGCGAAATGA
- a CDS encoding sigma 54-interacting transcriptional regulator: MERTRQSLERLTEEEKAILYRFLAFADAFSVDWFVGRENMLPSRLFSVVTFLVQRHWIRKHGSAEGHYEWTATAPRQEILKLVPAEQMSQYYREAIDTYAKHRPHGDDEVVKIANLCMLAGIEDKDVDVIYQAACIEENRHKISSAIGLYDQLLDFVEKLLDRAPEDKSGNLRAMFIRTVERRASLSPFYPNLKKLYSSLCRALEIADGTGDKNSQTSIHLLMGQNYWMSFQYGEAEKHFDRAWQLIRKTKNNSLFRMGLQSQGLSFWMRGNFSRAIRYYERSIGMIDSPAADDFSMLASLQLALCYTQVGMPQRGLGLSESVYRHAEKTSNHPLAAFALSTTGLILLEMKEYKNSHVYFSMALDISKKEAIPMAEIISALGLANIECIQGNDDTAAQLFRIIYKIRKSSWYHTFNITPAFETGLMLYQKGFHFAELAPVIDYVGKITKEQVNPLLYGIIRRLQIQFQAQNDPAALKERIANLIELENHVRQVGETFELAKIRIEIARLNLRLNQWPEAEKYGRKAWAFLKPIARSAYPSDLMRVIPDEELSGENHLFDAVIEMGEALGTQKAVAPLLTGIVTFLSRLTGAERAALFVPDRDTQDLRMVASRNLAQDQLSDPQFKIPMDMMRSKIAGGDGKIAHFKTEHKSRIGFHDVIIAPLQLDRKIVGVLYQESRFFSFNTGSSDMRLLSALVPQIAVAMDRAQAHQEIARLNDELNRRNRSHQEEKADAAPLHGIVGRHPSMLKLYQVIRKFAPTPLTVTIYGETGVGKELVARAIHLESTRSKGPFVRVNCAALSESLIESELFGHDKGAFTGAIKTKAGRFELAHNGTIFLDEISEMPLQTQSKLLRVIQEKEFQRVGGTETLYSDFRLIAATNKDLKQEMNRGNFRSDLFYRLNVAPVTLIPLRERSSDIPLLATHFARLYCQKYDKVFEGISEHEMEKFMSYPWPGNVRELSNMIEQSILLHGPGITFPEIQSADPVVNAGDMTHQRLEDVERTHIIGILKCTNGKISGKNSASSLLGLKRSTLIHRMKKLGISIDRVLKADS, from the coding sequence ATGGAAAGGACGAGGCAGAGTCTTGAAAGGCTGACCGAGGAAGAAAAGGCCATCCTGTATCGCTTTCTGGCCTTTGCCGATGCATTTTCCGTGGACTGGTTCGTGGGCCGGGAAAACATGCTTCCGTCCCGGTTGTTCTCCGTGGTCACATTCCTCGTTCAGCGCCACTGGATCCGGAAACACGGGTCTGCCGAAGGCCATTACGAGTGGACGGCCACGGCACCGCGGCAGGAAATCCTGAAACTGGTCCCGGCCGAACAGATGTCCCAGTACTACCGCGAAGCCATCGACACCTACGCGAAACACCGCCCCCACGGCGACGATGAGGTTGTTAAAATCGCGAATCTCTGCATGCTGGCGGGAATCGAAGACAAAGACGTTGACGTGATTTATCAGGCCGCCTGCATCGAGGAGAACCGTCACAAAATATCGTCGGCCATCGGACTGTACGACCAACTGCTGGATTTCGTCGAGAAACTGCTGGATCGCGCCCCGGAGGACAAATCAGGAAATCTCCGTGCGATGTTCATCCGGACGGTGGAACGGCGGGCCTCCCTGTCTCCTTTCTATCCGAACCTGAAGAAGCTTTATTCCAGCCTGTGCAGGGCCCTGGAAATCGCCGACGGCACGGGAGACAAAAATTCACAGACTTCCATCCATCTGCTGATGGGGCAGAATTACTGGATGTCTTTTCAATACGGCGAGGCGGAGAAGCACTTCGACAGGGCGTGGCAGTTGATCCGGAAAACGAAGAACAACAGCCTGTTCCGGATGGGTCTGCAGTCTCAGGGGCTGTCCTTCTGGATGCGCGGCAACTTTTCCAGGGCGATCCGCTATTACGAGCGATCGATCGGCATGATCGATTCGCCGGCGGCGGACGACTTTTCGATGCTCGCCTCCCTCCAGCTGGCCCTTTGCTACACCCAGGTGGGCATGCCGCAGAGAGGACTGGGGCTGTCCGAGAGCGTGTACCGCCATGCGGAAAAGACAAGCAACCATCCGCTGGCTGCGTTCGCCCTCTCCACGACGGGCCTGATTCTCCTGGAGATGAAGGAATACAAGAACAGCCACGTATACTTCAGCATGGCCCTGGACATTTCGAAGAAGGAGGCCATCCCCATGGCCGAGATCATCTCCGCGCTCGGCCTCGCAAACATCGAGTGCATCCAGGGCAACGACGACACCGCGGCGCAGTTGTTCAGGATCATCTACAAAATCAGGAAATCAAGCTGGTACCACACCTTCAACATCACGCCCGCCTTCGAGACCGGACTGATGCTGTACCAGAAAGGGTTTCATTTCGCAGAGCTGGCACCCGTCATCGATTACGTCGGCAAAATCACGAAAGAGCAGGTGAACCCGCTTCTGTACGGCATCATCCGCCGGCTGCAGATCCAGTTCCAGGCCCAAAATGATCCCGCCGCCCTGAAAGAAAGAATTGCGAACCTGATCGAACTGGAAAACCACGTCAGGCAGGTCGGCGAAACCTTTGAGCTCGCGAAGATCAGAATCGAAATCGCCCGATTGAATCTCCGCCTCAACCAGTGGCCGGAAGCCGAGAAATACGGGAGGAAGGCATGGGCCTTCCTGAAACCCATCGCCAGATCCGCCTACCCTTCCGATTTGATGCGAGTCATCCCCGATGAAGAGCTTTCCGGAGAGAACCACCTGTTTGACGCGGTCATCGAGATGGGGGAAGCCCTCGGCACCCAGAAGGCCGTCGCCCCCCTGCTGACAGGCATCGTCACCTTCCTCTCCAGGTTGACCGGAGCGGAGCGGGCGGCTCTCTTCGTTCCGGATCGGGACACGCAGGATCTCAGGATGGTGGCGTCCCGAAACCTCGCCCAGGACCAGCTCTCCGACCCGCAATTCAAGATTCCCATGGACATGATGCGCTCAAAAATCGCCGGAGGCGACGGGAAGATCGCTCATTTCAAAACGGAGCATAAAAGCAGGATCGGATTTCACGACGTGATCATCGCCCCCCTGCAGTTGGACCGGAAGATTGTCGGCGTCCTCTATCAGGAAAGCAGATTCTTCTCGTTCAACACGGGCTCCAGCGACATGCGGCTTCTCTCGGCCCTGGTACCCCAGATCGCCGTCGCCATGGACCGTGCCCAGGCTCACCAGGAAATTGCGCGGCTGAACGATGAATTGAACCGGCGGAACCGGTCGCACCAGGAGGAAAAGGCGGATGCCGCCCCACTCCACGGAATCGTCGGCCGCCACCCTTCCATGCTCAAGCTTTACCAGGTGATCAGAAAATTCGCGCCCACGCCGTTGACGGTTACAATCTACGGGGAAACGGGCGTCGGAAAAGAACTGGTTGCCAGGGCCATTCACCTGGAAAGCACCCGAAGCAAGGGGCCCTTCGTCCGGGTAAATTGCGCCGCCCTTTCGGAGAGCCTGATCGAAAGCGAACTCTTCGGTCACGACAAAGGGGCGTTCACGGGGGCCATCAAAACCAAAGCCGGTCGGTTCGAACTGGCCCATAACGGTACGATTTTTCTGGATGAAATATCCGAGATGCCGCTCCAGACACAAAGCAAGCTGCTGAGAGTGATTCAGGAGAAGGAATTCCAGCGCGTCGGAGGCACGGAGACGCTGTACTCCGACTTCCGCCTGATTGCCGCGACCAACAAGGATCTGAAACAGGAAATGAACCGCGGCAATTTCCGGTCCGACCTTTTCTACCGCCTGAACGTGGCCCCTGTCACCCTGATTCCCCTTCGGGAGAGAAGCTCGGACATCCCCCTCCTGGCGACCCACTTCGCCAGACTCTACTGCCAGAAATACGACAAGGTCTTCGAAGGGATTTCAGAGCACGAGATGGAGAAATTCATGTCTTACCCGTGGCCGGGCAACGTGCGCGAGCTTTCCAACATGATCGAGCAGTCCATTTTGTTGCACGGTCCAGGGATCACATTCCCGGAAATACAGAGCGCGGATCCGGTGGTGAATGCGGGCGACATGACGCACCAGAGGCTGGAGGACGTGGAACGGACCCACATCATCGGCATCCTGAAATGCACGAACGGGAAGATCAGCGGTAAGAACAGCGCCTCATCCCTGCTGGGACTGAAAAGGAGCACCTTGATCCACCGGATGAAGAAACTCGGCATTTCCATCGACAGGGTCCTGAAAGCCGATTCCTGA